The following are from one region of the Thermoproteus uzoniensis 768-20 genome:
- a CDS encoding proton-conducting transporter membrane subunit, which yields MIDPFFLVVLAFAALAPLALKVDGRYLAAAMGIAVFAMAFFVPEAAFFFTLLGVVAIAFALDWPYGGLGFALGLSATSTALAAYAYYRVVAAPQQAVYYAFAGLAALAVSTASIYGLLASGRERENVEGALKYLIFSAVGKTLMVLGFPLALYVSPTLGWVVLAIGFIFELGLVPAHLWMVDAFALSTPRGVAALTIFGELTPLLVLLTLLNVVPMAKPAAFALLVASLASMTFANVAGLTARTFGRILAYSSIAHMSYAVAAAALVFYFGNKFVSLPLVGNMSAFSVASLVIVLEGLTSGLGKAGIFGALTVKHADTVPERRVLSNAVNVLSLLGLPPLLGFWPKLLLILLSLALGQAGVAVLVILNSALATPYYLRVFRQIVEAAGPSADNATSVLTSTLAVVLGVAAPLLLAALIP from the coding sequence ATGATCGACCCGTTCTTCCTCGTCGTGTTGGCCTTCGCCGCGCTTGCGCCCCTCGCGCTTAAGGTGGACGGGCGCTACCTCGCGGCCGCCATGGGGATAGCCGTGTTCGCCATGGCCTTCTTCGTGCCCGAGGCTGCGTTCTTCTTCACGCTACTCGGCGTGGTGGCCATAGCCTTCGCCTTGGATTGGCCTTATGGGGGGCTGGGGTTCGCCTTGGGCCTCTCGGCTACGTCCACGGCCCTGGCGGCCTACGCCTACTATAGGGTCGTCGCGGCTCCTCAACAGGCGGTCTACTACGCCTTTGCGGGGCTGGCCGCACTGGCGGTGTCGACGGCCAGCATATATGGCCTGCTCGCGTCGGGCCGCGAAAGGGAGAACGTGGAGGGGGCTCTCAAGTACCTCATATTCTCGGCCGTGGGCAAGACCTTGATGGTGCTCGGCTTCCCCCTCGCCCTCTACGTATCGCCTACCCTCGGCTGGGTCGTGCTCGCAATAGGCTTCATTTTCGAGCTTGGCCTCGTGCCGGCCCACCTCTGGATGGTAGACGCGTTCGCCCTGTCCACGCCTAGAGGCGTCGCCGCGTTGACCATATTCGGCGAGCTGACGCCGTTGTTGGTCCTGCTGACTCTCCTCAACGTCGTCCCCATGGCCAAGCCGGCCGCGTTCGCCCTCCTAGTGGCATCACTCGCCTCCATGACCTTCGCCAACGTGGCTGGCCTCACGGCGAGGACTTTCGGCCGCATCTTGGCGTACTCCTCCATCGCGCATATGTCCTACGCCGTGGCCGCCGCCGCGCTTGTGTTCTACTTCGGCAACAAGTTCGTCTCATTGCCTCTCGTGGGCAATATGTCGGCGTTCTCCGTGGCGTCGCTAGTGATCGTGCTGGAGGGTCTGACCTCGGGCCTCGGCAAGGCGGGCATATTCGGCGCGCTTACCGTCAAGCACGCCGACACGGTCCCGGAGAGGCGCGTCTTGTCGAACGCAGTCAACGTATTGTCTCTGCTCGGCCTGCCGCCCCTCCTCGGCTTCTGGCCCAAGCTACTGCTCATACTCCTGTCGCTGGCCTTGGGCCAGGCGGGCGTCGCCGTCCTCGTGATACTCAACAGCGCCCTGGCGACTCCCTACTACCTACGCGTCTTTAGGCAGATCGTCGAGGCGGCTGGCCCCAGCGCCGACAACGCCACCTCGGTGCTCACCTCGACGCTCGCGGTGGTCCTCGGCGTCGCCGCGCCTCTGCTACTGGCCGCGCTCATACCCTAA
- a CDS encoding NADH-quinone oxidoreductase subunit L, with protein MNSEYVFLTVFLPLIASILSLFVSGEKAKAWLVVAGAFLSAVFSVLAYSPPVSGIYTETYSVPWIPQLGIYISLHLDQFSGVMGMLVAWLVFFIVLYSVKYMEGDYRPGWYWFFMGFFATSMLIITYADNLWFLLVGWEGVGLASWALIGHWYKDDEPDVKWVGHPGDRVALVDYAWPPSKAGLRAILTIRTGDSAFLVSLAYIFAAVGTVQLSGLLRLGHAISALGLLPLFLFLMGPLTKSAQFPFTEWLLTAMTGPTSVSALIHAATMVNAGVYLLIVTAPIFASVQGAQTYFLAVLVFGALTAILSSIIALTVDEFKLVLAGSTAANLGIIAAAAGGAGLVGSGAALTALLWIAFMQIVGHAISKAPLFMGYGAVIHETGTKYLGAVGRLGNYMRVTSLALWLAMLSLIGTPPFAGFFTKEMAVDNISAGFDAVGFSGVLVAGLIAFLAPLYGLRLLGLSLVHGPEPKEHVHEAHPIMWVPYTVLALAALGVGGYFAYLYADEVTRLVASPGFLAFLAGFAVALALYVLRPGVRSRALTPLWRIGYRRFYLPWLYDGVLVWIYHNLAHLIYWVVDRGVIDNLYHVALPWAFGRMSAAFRRLQTGSISWYLLYAIAGLLVLVLLVLL; from the coding sequence ATGAACTCCGAGTACGTGTTCCTCACCGTATTCCTGCCGTTGATAGCGTCTATCCTCAGCCTCTTCGTGTCCGGAGAGAAGGCCAAGGCCTGGCTCGTCGTCGCGGGCGCCTTCCTGTCGGCGGTCTTCTCCGTCCTGGCCTACTCGCCGCCAGTCTCGGGCATCTACACCGAGACGTACTCGGTGCCCTGGATACCCCAGCTGGGGATCTACATCTCGCTCCATCTGGACCAGTTCAGCGGAGTGATGGGGATGCTTGTAGCCTGGCTGGTCTTCTTCATAGTGCTCTACAGCGTAAAGTACATGGAGGGCGACTACAGGCCTGGCTGGTACTGGTTCTTCATGGGCTTCTTCGCCACGTCGATGCTCATAATCACGTATGCCGACAACCTCTGGTTCCTCCTCGTCGGGTGGGAGGGCGTGGGCCTCGCGTCCTGGGCCCTTATCGGCCACTGGTATAAGGACGACGAGCCGGACGTGAAGTGGGTGGGCCATCCGGGCGACCGCGTCGCGCTCGTCGACTACGCCTGGCCTCCCTCGAAGGCGGGCCTCCGCGCGATCCTCACGATTAGGACCGGCGACTCGGCCTTCCTTGTGTCGCTCGCCTACATCTTCGCCGCCGTCGGCACCGTCCAGCTCTCCGGCTTGCTCAGGCTGGGACACGCAATCTCGGCGCTTGGCCTGCTTCCGTTGTTCCTCTTCTTGATGGGCCCCTTGACGAAGTCGGCCCAGTTCCCGTTCACAGAGTGGTTGCTGACCGCGATGACAGGCCCGACGAGCGTCTCGGCGTTGATACATGCGGCGACTATGGTAAACGCCGGCGTCTACCTGCTCATAGTCACGGCGCCGATATTCGCGTCTGTGCAGGGGGCGCAGACGTATTTCCTCGCCGTTCTTGTATTCGGCGCGTTGACCGCCATCCTCTCCTCGATAATAGCGCTGACTGTGGACGAGTTCAAGCTCGTTCTGGCGGGCTCCACCGCGGCTAATCTGGGCATTATAGCCGCCGCGGCGGGAGGCGCAGGTCTCGTGGGGAGCGGCGCGGCGCTTACGGCCTTGTTGTGGATCGCCTTTATGCAGATCGTGGGGCACGCGATCTCCAAGGCGCCTCTCTTCATGGGATACGGCGCTGTGATCCACGAGACCGGCACTAAATACCTCGGCGCCGTCGGCAGGCTCGGCAACTACATGAGGGTGACCTCCCTGGCGCTTTGGCTGGCCATGCTCTCGCTGATCGGCACGCCGCCGTTCGCCGGGTTCTTCACCAAGGAGATGGCGGTCGACAACATATCGGCGGGCTTCGACGCCGTGGGGTTCTCAGGCGTCTTGGTGGCCGGCCTCATAGCGTTCCTCGCCCCGCTCTACGGGCTGAGGCTCCTCGGCCTTTCGCTGGTCCACGGCCCCGAGCCTAAGGAACACGTCCACGAGGCGCACCCCATCATGTGGGTCCCCTACACCGTCCTGGCCCTGGCCGCGTTGGGGGTCGGCGGCTACTTCGCGTACCTCTACGCCGACGAGGTCACGAGACTGGTCGCGTCTCCCGGCTTCCTCGCCTTCCTCGCAGGCTTCGCCGTAGCGCTGGCGCTCTACGTCTTGAGGCCAGGCGTGAGGTCCAGGGCCTTGACCCCGCTTTGGAGGATAGGCTATAGGAGGTTCTACCTGCCGTGGCTCTACGACGGGGTCCTCGTGTGGATATACCACAACTTGGCCCACTTGATCTACTGGGTCGTCGACCGCGGCGTGATAGACAACCTCTACCACGTGGCGCTTCCCTGGGCCTTCGGCAGGATGTCCGCCGCGTTTAGGCGTCTGCAGACCGGGAGCATCAGCTGGTATCTCCTATACGCCATCGCCGGCCTCCTAGTGCTGGTCTTGTTGGTGTTGCTATGA
- a CDS encoding complex I subunit 5 family protein, whose protein sequence is MTGLALYASILLPMALSLAAYAAARRSTQTAAYISAVALLPLLALSSFSLFGGSRYAASVGTGLWSIFALYLEPYNAAYVFTVALVGIMVAIFSAPYMEHRAEELGVRNTIFYLTYGFFLGGLAGAFAARNLFGIYIFIEVALIASLFQVLYYGYGDRARITVMYLVWSHVAALLMLAGFIVLYLHGVTSVPVPATAAGALPKTLLYLAVLLVLLGSFIKMAALGVHMWLPYVHAEAPTPLSALLSPVLVGFGGYVISVVALPITPQSWLPALTWYGIATAIYGGMMAYVQSDIKRLFAYSTVSQMGYMLLALSLHNVFGLTAAALIYISHGLGKAVLFMTAGYFIMHLHTRDVDRMGGLYGWNSALAGAAIVGFLNLAGILTIGMISEITLAVALVKTYLGIEYIELYIAFAAMLVVTGIYAFTTIKNVFFGPPKVSGAGPYDAALVAIVATALLSVLLFLPPMSSSLWTNISVYVQNHLIPVGL, encoded by the coding sequence ATGACCGGCCTTGCGCTCTACGCCTCGATATTGTTGCCCATGGCCCTCTCGCTGGCAGCGTACGCGGCCGCCAGGCGGTCTACGCAGACGGCGGCCTACATAAGCGCTGTCGCGTTGTTGCCGTTGCTGGCCCTATCGTCCTTCTCCCTATTCGGCGGCTCGAGGTACGCGGCCTCGGTCGGAACAGGCCTCTGGTCCATCTTCGCGCTGTATCTCGAGCCATACAACGCCGCCTACGTCTTCACCGTGGCCCTCGTCGGCATAATGGTCGCCATATTCTCGGCGCCCTACATGGAGCATAGGGCCGAGGAGCTCGGCGTCAGGAACACTATATTCTACCTCACCTACGGCTTCTTCCTCGGCGGACTGGCCGGCGCGTTCGCGGCGCGGAATCTCTTCGGCATCTACATCTTCATAGAGGTCGCGCTGATAGCCTCCCTCTTCCAGGTGCTGTATTACGGCTACGGCGATAGGGCGAGGATAACCGTAATGTACCTGGTCTGGTCCCACGTAGCGGCGCTCCTCATGTTGGCGGGCTTCATAGTGCTGTACCTCCACGGAGTCACCTCAGTCCCGGTGCCCGCCACAGCCGCCGGGGCTCTCCCCAAGACGCTTCTCTACCTCGCAGTCTTGCTGGTCCTGCTGGGCTCCTTCATCAAGATGGCCGCCCTCGGCGTCCATATGTGGCTACCCTATGTACACGCCGAGGCCCCGACGCCGCTGTCGGCCCTCCTGTCGCCCGTGCTCGTCGGCTTCGGCGGCTATGTCATATCGGTCGTGGCCCTTCCCATAACGCCGCAGAGCTGGCTCCCCGCCCTCACGTGGTACGGCATAGCCACCGCCATATACGGAGGCATGATGGCCTACGTCCAGAGCGACATCAAGAGGCTCTTCGCCTACTCGACCGTGAGCCAGATGGGCTATATGCTCCTCGCCCTCTCTCTCCACAACGTCTTCGGACTCACCGCCGCCGCGTTGATATACATCAGCCACGGCCTGGGCAAGGCCGTCCTCTTCATGACCGCCGGCTACTTCATCATGCACCTCCACACCCGCGACGTGGACAGGATGGGCGGCCTATACGGCTGGAACTCGGCCCTCGCGGGGGCCGCCATAGTGGGCTTCTTGAACTTGGCCGGCATACTCACAATAGGCATGATATCCGAGATAACCCTCGCGGTGGCGCTGGTCAAGACCTATCTCGGTATAGAGTATATAGAGTTATATATAGCCTTCGCCGCGATGCTCGTCGTGACGGGCATCTACGCGTTCACCACAATCAAGAACGTCTTCTTCGGGCCGCCCAAGGTAAGCGGCGCGGGCCCATACGACGCAGCGTTGGTTGCTATCGTCGCAACCGCGCTCCTCTCCGTGCTACTGTTCCTGCCGCCGATGTCGTCGAGCCTCTGGACTAACATAAGCGTATACGTACAAAACCACCTCATCCCGGTTGGCCTATGA
- a CDS encoding NADH-quinone oxidoreductase subunit K, with amino-acid sequence MIAAIAVGLVLIAVGLYGLAASRNMVRLLIAIEVVVVGALAALAPVLSAAPSVGLWALVLLISMAAGEVAIIGAVIYRAYATAKTTDLEEFRSGRDRP; translated from the coding sequence ATGATCGCCGCAATCGCCGTCGGGCTCGTGCTGATCGCCGTGGGGCTCTACGGCCTTGCGGCGAGCAGGAACATGGTGCGCCTCCTCATCGCGATCGAGGTGGTAGTCGTGGGGGCTCTCGCCGCCCTCGCGCCGGTCCTATCGGCCGCGCCCTCCGTAGGCCTCTGGGCGTTGGTGTTGCTTATATCCATGGCCGCCGGCGAGGTGGCCATCATAGGAGCGGTGATATATAGGGCGTACGCAACCGCCAAGACCACAGACCTGGAGGAGTTCAGGTCGGGCAGAGATAGGCCATGA
- a CDS encoding PaREP1 family protein, translating to MVSAEVLERPLPKPSAEDYVSARLLEALVEAGLALEFLRRGLVRNAAGKAFQAWRALMAALLRLELERLKAVARSEEERRWLESTAVPRVPTSRMTALSQMLEEVGHAKIALGTALALKLHDYQYHGPDPDMALSKYRNSGEAAYDVVLLLRELAERAEALKGKAKWGEELEKALEELRRGLSTG from the coding sequence ATGGTCTCTGCCGAAGTTCTTGAGAGGCCTCTTCCCAAGCCCTCTGCCGAGGACTACGTCTCTGCCCGTCTTCTGGAGGCTTTAGTGGAGGCCGGGTTGGCCCTTGAGTTTCTCCGCCGCGGTCTGGTGAGAAACGCCGCGGGGAAGGCCTTCCAGGCGTGGAGAGCCCTAATGGCGGCTCTCCTCAGGCTGGAGCTGGAGAGACTGAAGGCCGTGGCGAGAAGCGAGGAGGAGAGGCGCTGGCTTGAGTCTACGGCGGTGCCCCGTGTGCCCACCAGCAGAATGACCGCCCTCTCGCAGATGCTTGAGGAGGTTGGACACGCTAAAATTGCCCTCGGCACTGCCCTAGCTCTTAAACTACACGACTACCAGTACCACGGGCCGGATCCGGATATGGCTCTGTCGAAATACAGAAATAGCGGCGAGGCCGCTTACGACGTGGTTCTGCTGTTGAGAGAACTTGCCGAGAGGGCAGAAGCCTTGAAAGGAAAAGCCAAATGGGGCGAAGAGCTGGAAAAGGCGCTGGAAGAGCTGAGGAGAGGGCTGTCGACGGGCTAA
- a CDS encoding NuoI/complex I 23 kDa subunit family protein yields MAGQKIGEAIKAVLDVIGLGVKYTIKPERLTIYYPYEVPDYMGRVRGWIGLWTERCTSCMICARICPTNAIKMYMEKNGRRYPGIDYGRCIMCHYCIDACPTYALYPTDIRDFAFYRHEDMMYTPDMMRKPPQVPKLVPHVVKVVHEYSKGRVVKVRVGELGEHKPLPPAPSVPVVES; encoded by the coding sequence ATGGCGGGCCAGAAGATCGGCGAGGCCATAAAGGCCGTCCTAGACGTCATAGGGCTTGGCGTCAAATACACCATAAAGCCCGAAAGGCTGACCATATACTACCCCTACGAGGTGCCCGACTATATGGGCAGAGTGAGGGGCTGGATCGGGCTATGGACCGAGCGGTGCACCTCTTGCATGATATGCGCGAGGATATGCCCCACAAACGCCATAAAGATGTATATGGAGAAGAACGGGAGGCGCTACCCCGGCATAGACTACGGCCGTTGCATAATGTGCCACTACTGCATAGACGCCTGCCCCACCTACGCCCTCTACCCCACCGACATCAGAGACTTCGCGTTCTACAGACATGAGGACATGATGTACACCCCGGACATGATGAGGAAGCCGCCCCAGGTGCCCAAGCTGGTCCCCCACGTGGTGAAGGTAGTCCACGAGTACTCCAAAGGGCGTGTGGTCAAGGTGAGGGTCGGCGAACTCGGCGAGCACAAGCCGCTCCCGCCGGCCCCCTCTGTGCCCGTCGTGGAGAGCTAA
- a CDS encoding NADH-quinone oxidoreductase subunit H, giving the protein MEIPSWLLSPRLWDFLFDAVVSTIVLLTIVWAERKIAARVQMRVGPFHISPRLGGYFQLIADAVRFVMQEVIITVDSYRVLFVALPPLFVTLALMPSFMVPLSPYLALLSRPSLHYGIVMALAILFYLFIIVVGIGWAVNNRFAYIGAAREALIIAAYEIPLLDAFASMFLTYKTIDPIEIVAKQTYIVGAIYNPLAFIVYIIGVAMATSRFPFEIADYEGDVATGPYSDFSSIFLALTYAGGIYIALFSYSLLGALVFLGGWAPITPGPWPADVWGNLAAAAWVMIKTFALMLFFVFLRSVMPVARLDHTLSFSWRWLLTIALAATAVSAAEYFLL; this is encoded by the coding sequence ATGGAGATCCCCTCCTGGCTCCTTTCCCCGCGCCTGTGGGATTTTCTCTTCGACGCGGTGGTGTCCACGATAGTGCTCCTCACGATAGTCTGGGCCGAGAGGAAGATAGCGGCGAGGGTCCAGATGCGCGTCGGCCCCTTCCACATATCGCCTAGGCTGGGCGGCTACTTCCAGCTGATAGCCGACGCGGTGAGGTTCGTCATGCAGGAGGTCATAATCACCGTCGACTCCTACCGCGTGTTGTTCGTGGCGCTCCCGCCGCTCTTCGTGACTCTGGCCCTCATGCCGTCCTTCATGGTGCCGCTCTCGCCCTACCTCGCCCTCCTCTCCAGGCCCTCGTTGCACTACGGCATAGTGATGGCCCTAGCGATCCTCTTCTACCTCTTCATAATAGTGGTGGGCATTGGCTGGGCCGTGAACAACCGCTTCGCCTACATAGGCGCCGCCAGAGAGGCCCTCATAATAGCCGCATACGAGATACCGCTACTCGACGCCTTCGCCAGCATGTTCCTCACCTACAAGACCATAGACCCCATAGAGATCGTGGCGAAACAGACCTACATAGTGGGGGCAATCTACAACCCGCTTGCCTTCATCGTCTACATCATAGGCGTGGCGATGGCCACAAGCCGCTTCCCCTTCGAGATAGCCGACTACGAGGGGGACGTGGCCACGGGGCCCTACAGCGACTTCTCCTCCATATTTCTGGCCTTGACCTACGCCGGCGGCATCTACATAGCGCTGTTCTCCTACTCGCTCCTCGGCGCCCTTGTGTTCCTCGGCGGGTGGGCCCCCATAACGCCCGGCCCCTGGCCCGCCGACGTGTGGGGCAACCTCGCCGCGGCGGCCTGGGTCATGATCAAGACGTTCGCCCTGATGCTCTTCTTCGTCTTCCTACGCTCCGTCATGCCGGTGGCTAGGCTCGACCACACGCTGTCCTTCAGCTGGCGCTGGCTTTTGACGATCGCGCTCGCCGCAACCGCCGTTTCTGCGGCCGAGTACTTCCTGTTGTGA
- a CDS encoding NADH-quinone oxidoreductase subunit D — protein sequence MGLRMEQYGMVLKEVEAGPGGRRTLELLFGPQHPTSGHIRFFVELDGDIIVDIRPDPGFVHRTMEKLGETRHFMMNIPLFERLSLPDAINVTWAYSMAVERMLGYDVSERAEYLRTLFGEMSRISVHLYDLALHAIMIGSSTGFMYGFGLRDLLTNLWAIATGARTTPTWVLPGGVRRAPPKVFYERLAGFLDFLERKMDEFYRLVVKNPVGYYRLKDVGYLSKSDAAAYLATGPGARGSGVDWDARRDLPYGMYKQVEWEVKVRDEGDSLARTLVRIDEVRESAKIIRQLLKSMPMDGPLVGHNATHKIPPKEREMLNEIVRMSGYYVTTTNLAEGTGVTEGGRGRYFFQVFGSGTERLFRVRISTPSWQNLRAFMKATVGARLMDLPAIYGSFGFFPPEADR from the coding sequence ATGGGCCTTAGGATGGAGCAGTACGGCATGGTCCTCAAAGAGGTCGAGGCGGGCCCCGGCGGCAGGCGGACCTTGGAGCTGCTCTTCGGGCCTCAACACCCGACGTCGGGCCATATCCGCTTTTTCGTGGAGCTCGACGGCGATATAATAGTGGATATAAGGCCGGATCCCGGCTTCGTCCACAGGACCATGGAGAAGCTGGGCGAGACCCGCCACTTCATGATGAACATACCTCTGTTCGAGAGGCTGTCTCTGCCCGACGCCATAAACGTGACCTGGGCGTACTCCATGGCGGTGGAGAGGATGCTGGGCTACGACGTCAGCGAGAGGGCCGAGTACCTCAGGACCCTCTTCGGCGAGATGAGCAGGATATCGGTCCACCTCTACGACCTGGCCCTCCACGCCATAATGATAGGGTCGTCCACGGGCTTCATGTACGGCTTCGGCCTCCGCGACCTCCTCACCAACCTCTGGGCCATAGCCACGGGCGCCAGGACGACGCCGACTTGGGTCTTGCCGGGAGGCGTTAGGAGGGCGCCGCCCAAGGTCTTCTACGAGAGGCTGGCCGGCTTTCTGGACTTCCTGGAAAGGAAGATGGACGAGTTCTACAGGCTGGTCGTCAAGAACCCCGTGGGCTATTACAGGCTTAAGGACGTGGGCTACCTCAGCAAAAGCGACGCCGCGGCGTACCTCGCGACGGGGCCCGGGGCGAGGGGATCCGGGGTGGACTGGGACGCGAGGCGCGATCTGCCCTACGGCATGTATAAACAGGTCGAGTGGGAGGTGAAGGTCCGCGACGAGGGCGACTCGTTGGCCAGAACTCTCGTCAGGATAGACGAAGTGAGGGAGAGCGCCAAGATCATAAGGCAGTTGCTCAAGTCGATGCCCATGGACGGTCCCTTGGTCGGCCACAACGCCACGCACAAGATACCCCCCAAGGAGCGGGAGATGCTCAACGAGATAGTGAGGATGAGCGGCTACTACGTCACGACGACGAACCTCGCCGAGGGCACCGGCGTGACGGAGGGCGGCAGAGGGCGGTACTTCTTCCAAGTCTTCGGGTCGGGCACCGAGAGGCTTTTCAGAGTCAGGATCTCGACGCCCTCTTGGCAGAACCTCAGGGCCTTCATGAAGGCCACAGTAGGCGCCAGGCTCATGGATCTGCCGGCCATCTACGGCAGCTTCGGATTCTTCCCGCCGGAAGCCGATAGATAA
- a CDS encoding AAA-associated domain-containing protein — protein MENVDADSLLGLLKLVLDFGGRVHISELAKSLHLTLDELYHVLNTAEGLGAVKVQDNQVALTRRGLEILKMRFGDVHHMVKLRAEELI, from the coding sequence GTGGAAAACGTAGACGCCGATAGTCTGTTAGGCCTCCTAAAGCTCGTCCTCGACTTCGGGGGGAGGGTCCACATAAGCGAGCTGGCGAAGAGCCTGCACTTGACGCTGGACGAGCTGTACCACGTACTGAACACGGCGGAGGGCCTAGGCGCGGTGAAGGTCCAGGACAACCAAGTGGCGCTGACCCGTAGAGGCTTGGAGATACTGAAGATGAGGTTCGGCGACGTCCACCACATGGTGAAGCTCAGGGCAGAGGAGTTGATCTAA
- a CDS encoding AAA family ATPase produces the protein MAPATCGLFDIRPKADRRYVFGRDREIDELERLLNAGFWPVLLGPRRVGKTTLMKVAVNELNGIYIDASTAPSLKALGLRLIDEVRRVGMRIKLNLSVLQIEIERRPSATLERILKELGDVVIAVDEVQNVVSPRLPALLSVLYNEAQVRFLFSGSLVGTMKLIMKSPESLGRPLVKVELRPFSPEESAEFLRRGFGECGVEVGDAEIEEAVEELDGIVGWLTYYGSLRASGKRHREALAALSETARELVRSELGKLGRHELAIYKALAALGKARWAEIKKFVEAQIGHALDDKTFSVGLKALANMYLVREVDRGLYEVVDKFMAGIARTL, from the coding sequence ATGGCACCAGCTACCTGCGGCCTATTCGACATACGTCCGAAAGCCGACAGGAGATACGTCTTCGGGAGGGATCGCGAGATAGACGAGCTGGAGCGCCTCCTGAACGCCGGCTTTTGGCCGGTCTTGTTGGGGCCTAGGAGGGTCGGCAAGACGACTCTGATGAAGGTGGCCGTGAATGAGTTGAACGGGATATATATAGACGCCTCGACAGCGCCGAGCCTCAAGGCGCTGGGCTTGAGGCTCATCGACGAGGTGAGGCGCGTGGGCATGAGGATCAAGCTCAACCTATCGGTCCTCCAGATAGAGATAGAGAGAAGGCCCTCGGCGACTTTGGAGAGGATCCTCAAGGAGCTCGGAGACGTGGTGATAGCCGTCGACGAGGTCCAGAACGTGGTCAGCCCCCGGCTGCCCGCCCTCCTGTCGGTACTCTACAACGAGGCGCAGGTGAGGTTTCTATTCAGCGGATCTCTGGTAGGCACCATGAAGCTCATAATGAAGAGCCCCGAATCTCTGGGGAGGCCGCTCGTCAAGGTCGAGCTGAGGCCCTTCAGCCCGGAGGAATCCGCGGAGTTCTTGAGAAGAGGCTTCGGGGAATGCGGGGTGGAGGTCGGCGATGCCGAAATAGAGGAGGCGGTCGAGGAGCTGGACGGCATTGTCGGCTGGCTCACCTACTACGGAAGCTTGAGGGCAAGCGGGAAGAGGCATAGGGAAGCGCTGGCCGCCCTCTCCGAGACGGCGAGAGAGCTCGTGAGGAGCGAGCTGGGGAAGCTCGGCAGACACGAGCTAGCCATATACAAAGCCCTGGCCGCGTTGGGGAAGGCCAGGTGGGCCGAGATAAAGAAATTCGTCGAGGCCCAGATAGGACACGCGCTCGACGACAAGACCTTCAGCGTCGGACTAAAGGCACTAGCCAATATGTACCTAGTGAGGGAAGTAGATAGAGGCCTCTACGAGGTTGTAGACAAGTTTATGGCAGGAATAGCAAGGACACTATAA
- a CDS encoding DUF504 domain-containing protein — MNPIRNILNKLKWTGQRGSIVYINRGSPGDVAEISTEDLEEIGRGGFTTKSGAYIPYHRVVEIRDGEGRTLLKRRR; from the coding sequence GTGAACCCGATCAGGAATATATTGAACAAGCTCAAGTGGACGGGGCAGAGGGGCTCGATAGTCTACATCAACCGCGGCTCCCCTGGAGACGTCGCCGAGATCTCCACCGAAGACCTAGAGGAGATAGGCCGCGGCGGCTTCACCACCAAGTCCGGCGCCTACATACCCTACCACAGAGTGGTCGAGATAAGGGACGGCGAGGGCAGAACCCTCCTGAAAAGACGCCGTTAA
- a CDS encoding ADP-ribose-binding protein, whose protein sequence is MERFEAAPGVSVELVVGDITELEADAIVNAANSYLEHGGGVAGAIVRKGGYEIQEESREWVRRHGPVPVGGVAVTGAGRLKAKYVIHAVGPRCGVEPVEKIGEAVENAIMKAEELGLRSVALPAISTGIFGCPYGEAARLTAEAVRRAAPRLKNVKRIIVCLYGEEAYRTYVEAFRRVFGAR, encoded by the coding sequence GTGGAGAGGTTCGAGGCGGCGCCGGGGGTCTCCGTGGAGCTGGTCGTGGGCGATATAACCGAGCTGGAGGCCGACGCCATCGTGAACGCCGCCAATTCCTATCTGGAGCACGGAGGGGGCGTGGCGGGGGCCATAGTGAGGAAGGGCGGCTACGAGATCCAAGAGGAGAGCAGAGAGTGGGTGAGGAGACACGGCCCCGTGCCTGTCGGCGGCGTCGCCGTCACGGGCGCCGGGAGGCTTAAGGCCAAGTACGTCATACACGCGGTGGGGCCTAGATGCGGCGTCGAGCCGGTGGAGAAGATAGGGGAGGCCGTGGAGAACGCCATAATGAAGGCCGAGGAGCTCGGCCTCAGAAGCGTGGCTCTGCCCGCCATAAGCACCGGCATATTCGGCTGTCCCTACGGCGAGGCGGCCAGACTGACTGCCGAGGCCGTGAGGCGCGCCGCGCCCAGGCTGAAAAATGTCAAGAGGATTATAGTCTGCCTATACGGCGAGGAGGCCTATAGGACGTACGTCGAGGCCTTCCGGCGGGTTTTCGGGGCCAGGTAG